A window of the Haloquadratum walsbyi C23 genome harbors these coding sequences:
- a CDS encoding Sjogren's syndrome/scleroderma autoantigen 1 family protein, producing the protein MSDFDEEAERERLREKYEKNADRRAETQQMSELLLKGATMTNAHCETCGSPIFRYEGQEFCPTCQSRNTERGAADNGSVQASDSGGNAASSNDSQNASANSSSNGQANNQPSTEAHTQADATAAPESSPADQTNTASSANVDRSDTSPTVEPVDTTVQTNTSNSTQSQSASDDDRMSTQTGVSRHGNDDTTAVAGANSTAHTNTSEQRPAENGPTRQAAIESLHKALTRHAQLAAASDDPRRARDHLRASNEAAEALEQLR; encoded by the coding sequence GTGAGCGATTTCGACGAAGAGGCAGAGCGAGAGCGACTCCGAGAGAAGTATGAAAAAAATGCCGACCGGCGGGCGGAGACGCAGCAGATGAGCGAACTCCTACTAAAGGGGGCAACAATGACGAATGCTCATTGTGAGACATGTGGATCGCCCATCTTCCGTTATGAGGGTCAGGAGTTCTGCCCGACGTGTCAATCGCGGAATACCGAACGTGGCGCTGCTGATAATGGTTCGGTACAAGCGTCGGATTCAGGTGGGAACGCTGCTTCAAGTAATGATAGTCAAAACGCGAGCGCTAATTCATCATCAAACGGGCAAGCAAATAATCAACCATCCACTGAAGCACATACACAGGCTGACGCAACCGCTGCGCCAGAGTCTTCCCCGGCAGATCAAACTAATACTGCATCATCTGCGAATGTAGATCGCTCAGATACATCGCCGACCGTTGAGCCAGTTGATACGACTGTACAAACGAATACATCGAACTCAACACAATCGCAGTCAGCATCAGACGATGATAGGATGTCTACTCAAACCGGTGTATCCCGTCATGGTAATGATGATACTACTGCAGTTGCCGGCGCTAATAGTACTGCGCATACCAACACATCCGAACAACGTCCAGCAGAGAATGGTCCGACTCGACAAGCAGCGATTGAGTCCCTACATAAGGCACTGACCCGTCATGCACAACTTGCTGCTGCGAGTGATGACCCACGCCGTGCACGTGATCACCTGCGCGCGAGTAATGAAGCAGCTGAAGCGCTCGAGCAATTGAGATAA
- the mdh gene encoding malate dehydrogenase produces the protein MTKVSVVGAAGTVGAAAGYSLALRGTVDELVFVDIPDKEDETIGQAADTNHGIAYDSNTTVIQGDYADTAGSDVVVITAGIPRSPGQTRIDLAGDNAPIMADIGSSLAAHNEEFVSITTSNPVDLLNRHLYETGDRERHTVIGFGGRLDSARFRYVLSERFDTAVQNVEATILGEHGDAQVPAFSKVRIDGTDPTFDSDERETILSDLQASAMDVIERKGATQWGPATGVAHMVEAVLNDTGEVLPGSVVLDGEYGYTDTAFGVPVKLGANGVEEVLEWELDQYEHELMDDAAEKLSDQYAKI, from the coding sequence ATGACGAAAGTCAGTGTCGTCGGTGCTGCTGGGACAGTTGGTGCTGCCGCAGGATACAGCCTTGCGCTTCGTGGGACGGTTGATGAGCTCGTTTTCGTTGATATTCCCGATAAAGAAGATGAGACAATCGGTCAAGCTGCCGATACGAATCATGGCATTGCGTATGATTCGAATACAACAGTCATCCAAGGCGATTACGCGGACACTGCTGGGTCTGACGTAGTTGTCATCACCGCAGGGATCCCCCGAAGTCCGGGGCAGACGCGGATTGATCTTGCTGGAGACAACGCACCGATCATGGCAGACATCGGATCGTCACTTGCAGCACATAATGAAGAGTTTGTTTCAATAACAACGTCGAATCCCGTTGATCTTCTCAATCGCCACCTGTATGAAACTGGTGACAGGGAGAGACATACTGTTATTGGCTTTGGTGGACGTCTTGACTCTGCACGTTTCCGATATGTGTTGAGCGAGCGTTTCGATACCGCGGTACAGAACGTTGAGGCAACCATTCTTGGTGAGCACGGTGATGCACAGGTTCCAGCCTTCTCAAAAGTTCGTATCGATGGAACAGATCCAACGTTTGATTCCGATGAGCGTGAGACAATTCTGTCAGACCTACAAGCATCAGCGATGGACGTAATTGAGCGAAAAGGCGCAACACAGTGGGGTCCAGCAACAGGTGTTGCTCACATGGTTGAGGCTGTGCTCAATGATACCGGAGAAGTGCTTCCTGGATCAGTTGTCCTCGATGGTGAATATGGATATACCGACACAGCGTTTGGTGTGCCCGTCAAACTCGGTGCAAATGGTGTTGAGGAAGTTCTTGAGTGGGAACTCGATCAGTATGAGCACGAATTAATGGACGATGCAGCCGAGAAGCTCTCAGACCAGTACGCAAAGATTTGA
- a CDS encoding PPC domain-containing DNA-binding protein: protein MHYREVDTTQEFLLRLETGADWRTEIEEFAELKNIDAAWFNAMGAVQDAEVWFYDHTETEYNSVNFDEPLEIAACIGNVSMLDDERFAHTHAVLSRPSGQALAGHLNAGTVFAGEVYLRVLDTDLVREYDETTGLDVWL from the coding sequence ATGCACTATCGTGAGGTAGACACGACGCAGGAGTTCTTATTGAGACTTGAAACGGGTGCTGATTGGCGAACAGAGATTGAAGAGTTCGCTGAGCTCAAAAATATCGATGCCGCGTGGTTCAACGCAATGGGTGCCGTTCAAGACGCGGAAGTGTGGTTTTATGATCACACTGAGACTGAGTACAATAGTGTGAATTTTGATGAACCACTTGAGATTGCCGCCTGTATTGGCAACGTTTCAATGCTTGATGATGAGCGATTCGCACATACTCACGCTGTGCTTTCACGACCAAGCGGGCAGGCGCTTGCTGGACATCTCAACGCTGGAACCGTTTTTGCCGGTGAGGTATATCTCCGAGTGCTTGATACTGACCTGGTTCGTGAGTATGATGAGACAACCGGTCTTGATGTCTGGCTATAA
- the polC gene encoding DNA polymerase II large subunit, which produces MRDADKQYFETLESHLEQAFARARQAKGQGYDPKPEVEIPVARDMADRVENILAIPDVAERIRELDDERSREEVALELVTDFVEGTVGDYDTREGKIEGAVRTAVALLTEGVVAAPIEGIDRVEILSNDDGSEFVNVYYAGPIRSAGGTAQALSVLVADYARSLLDIDEYSARTDETERYAEEVSLYDRETGLQYSPKDKETKFITKHMPIMLDGEATGNEEVSGYRDLERVDTNAARGGMCLVLAEGIALKAPKIQRYTRQLAEVEWPWLQDLIDDTIGSDEHSNNSVKNGEADIIKTDKDTNESETKDGIDSDDYNDSGLEPANSPRADATNKYLRDLIAGRPVFGHPSAAGAFRLRYGRARNHGFATAGVHPATMHIVDDFIATGTQLKTERPGKAGGVVPVDSIKGPTVRLANGDVRCINDPEEAEKLQNGVEKILDLGEYLVNFGEFIENNHPLAPAAYVFEWWIQEFEASNADVQALRDDPTVDLESPTFENAMRWAKKHDIPLHPAYTYLWHDISVTEFDHLADAVATGEITTNEVSDTNSASGNTSLRVNTNTDDTLTIDTTPAIRETMERLLIEHHQDSDSIHIPAWRALALSLGIKIESDNDTGIGDRMWSLTDLSKHARKQDDGKSAIAAVNEVAPFQVRERAPTRIGSRMGRPEKSEDRDLSPAVHTLFPIGEAGGNQRNLSDAAQSFGDNTERGQISVQLGKRRCPYCETVGFELQCAECGRHTEPQFVCRECESVLSPDESGRVHCDRCERDVTSAEWQDIDLHQRYRDALDRVDERESSFEILKGVKGLTSSNKTPEPLEKGILRAKHGVSSFKDGTVRYDMTDLPVTAVRPKELDVTAAHFRELGYQTDINGNPLQFDDQLVELKVQDIVLPDGAAEHMMKTADFVDDLLEQFYELDQFYQIDERDDLIGELVFGMAPHTSAAVVGRIVGFTSAAVGYAHPYFHAAKRRNCFHPETKIWFRDTDNEWHHETIQTFVEDRLDDPEIDAVGTLVQEVDDNTDREISVPSIDDNGNERLQSVTAVSKHRAPNHLVQIETISGREITITPDHEMHIFEQGNLVSKQASKITSGEYAVIPKRLQTISPSSHTPQHDLLREFLTRDELTADWLIIHTSDPVRLCNRVFPEEVTSCKDAVEIMQNTACHLDENKETLIGWLDEGTIPVVLLRRFVETDEALLMSTPDDVQIGLRGEKVRIDRHIGFTEELTSLLGYYAAAGIVHAQTNPISYESAQQEQSRITFYNIDTQTQTDLLNALNSVFEIEPIQYNSDGEILGVPGELIRRVFDTVFDVGTQPSHKRIPQALFDASESHITSYLRCFFSTHDSLTTDTRDISATTVSREFKEDIIAALRRLGITAEVTTQQSRSVPEVLPDWYAIDDTTHHDANNSLNLTRSYVISIASSDAVTLQRDRQAQEQTKYDAQGLIANNNAIHQSRQVTDGGRKDYITEPITDIEYVDADIDYTYCLTVSETHSLIVNDLSQKQCDGDEDCVMLLMDGLLNFSREYLPDKRGGSVAADSRLVAVSPDDKIVFTTIEDFWKKLNTPIERNGKFRKRTCVSEGWQTYAFDENHEASLRPIEKAIRYKADESKQLRRVTTQFGRSLDITDEHSLFRYDDGIEEVAGDDLTAGDIIVAPRTLDVETIQTTLDLSEYIHDYERCPGEQTRSEELNLASKSVISNPRNKESPVVTHNVSSQRSRSTDEMTTLSPTAVGGLESKQNETLRVGESAEPVERYIDVDDSFGWLLGQFIAQRSISTDALTSAIHTAAKKHAERIVAASDSVFDINPTVNSTERGCEVVFPPVFDTIVSGLTAKEQSEPEQDINHTHTDEIGIPECILHAPDDIVLSFLQGFILGENAQRKGNAASEVSEIVSESETTVTLNTTSVGIKDGLVFLCHRLGIIARISEKSGGEYSAHFEESRYTVSIATEGKTNPLDQILDGERPTMPEGVSVPVPDALLTIHESIANSPHIDQVIPDTVVQQETVSLETLQSLLTELSTVDLPAQLEAKRDELTLLTGGDLSYLRVESVECIDYDGYLYDLQVGGEPVFTANWLYAHNSMDAPLVMSSRIDPSEIDDEAHNMDIVRQYPREFYEATRRMEDPDEWEEEVTIAEEYLDTDNEYTGFNHTHDTTDIAAGPDLSAYKTLDSMMDKMDAQLELARKLRAVDETDVAERVIEYHFLPDLIGNLRAFSRQQTRCLDCGESYRRMPLTGECRECGGRVNLTVHEGSVNKYMDTAIHIAEEFDCREYTKQRLEVLERSLESIFEDDTNKQSGIADFM; this is translated from the coding sequence GTGCGAGACGCAGATAAACAATACTTTGAGACACTAGAATCGCATCTTGAGCAAGCATTTGCCCGGGCACGACAAGCAAAAGGGCAGGGATATGACCCAAAGCCAGAAGTTGAAATCCCAGTCGCGAGAGACATGGCTGATCGTGTTGAAAATATACTTGCAATACCTGACGTTGCAGAGCGTATACGAGAGCTTGATGATGAGCGCTCTCGCGAAGAAGTGGCGCTTGAACTTGTTACTGATTTTGTTGAGGGGACTGTTGGCGATTATGATACACGTGAAGGAAAAATTGAGGGAGCAGTTCGAACAGCCGTTGCGCTCCTCACTGAGGGTGTTGTCGCGGCACCGATTGAGGGCATTGACCGAGTCGAGATTCTCAGTAATGATGACGGTAGTGAGTTTGTCAATGTCTACTATGCTGGACCAATCCGCTCAGCAGGAGGAACTGCGCAGGCGTTGTCAGTGCTTGTGGCTGATTATGCTCGATCACTATTAGATATTGATGAATACTCCGCACGTACTGATGAAACAGAGAGATATGCTGAGGAAGTGAGTCTATATGACCGTGAAACGGGTTTACAGTACTCACCAAAGGACAAAGAGACAAAATTTATTACCAAACATATGCCAATCATGCTCGATGGTGAGGCAACTGGTAATGAAGAGGTCTCTGGATATCGTGATCTCGAACGTGTTGATACGAATGCTGCACGCGGGGGAATGTGTCTTGTACTCGCTGAAGGGATTGCACTTAAAGCACCCAAAATCCAACGATATACCCGACAGCTCGCCGAGGTGGAATGGCCATGGCTACAGGACCTTATTGATGATACCATCGGATCAGATGAACACAGCAACAATAGTGTCAAGAATGGCGAAGCTGATATTATCAAGACAGATAAAGATACAAACGAGAGTGAAACTAAAGATGGAATAGATAGCGATGATTACAACGATTCTGGGTTAGAACCTGCTAACTCCCCTCGTGCTGACGCCACGAATAAGTATCTTCGTGATCTCATTGCAGGGCGTCCTGTGTTCGGGCACCCATCGGCCGCAGGCGCTTTTCGACTTCGGTATGGACGCGCACGGAATCATGGGTTCGCGACCGCAGGTGTTCATCCAGCAACGATGCACATTGTTGATGATTTCATTGCGACAGGAACGCAATTAAAAACCGAGCGTCCTGGAAAGGCTGGCGGTGTTGTGCCTGTTGACTCGATTAAAGGACCGACAGTCAGACTTGCAAATGGCGATGTCCGCTGTATCAATGATCCTGAAGAAGCCGAGAAGCTGCAAAATGGGGTCGAAAAGATTCTTGACCTCGGTGAGTATCTCGTTAATTTCGGTGAATTCATCGAGAATAATCATCCACTTGCACCAGCAGCATATGTTTTTGAATGGTGGATTCAGGAGTTTGAAGCCAGTAATGCAGATGTGCAGGCACTTCGTGATGACCCAACAGTCGATCTCGAAAGTCCAACTTTCGAGAATGCGATGAGATGGGCAAAGAAACACGATATTCCACTCCACCCAGCATACACCTATCTTTGGCACGATATTTCAGTGACTGAGTTTGACCATCTTGCAGATGCTGTGGCAACCGGCGAGATTACCACGAATGAGGTCAGTGATACGAACAGTGCCAGCGGTAACACATCACTTAGAGTCAATACAAACACAGATGACACGCTAACAATTGATACAACGCCAGCGATTCGGGAGACGATGGAACGATTACTCATTGAACATCACCAAGACAGTGACTCAATTCACATTCCTGCATGGCGAGCACTTGCACTTTCACTTGGGATTAAGATTGAATCTGACAATGATACAGGAATTGGCGACCGCATGTGGTCGCTTACAGATCTCTCAAAACATGCTCGGAAACAAGATGACGGGAAGAGCGCTATTGCAGCGGTGAATGAGGTCGCTCCATTTCAGGTTCGTGAGCGTGCGCCAACACGGATTGGAAGCCGAATGGGGCGTCCAGAGAAGTCTGAGGATCGAGATCTTTCACCCGCCGTACATACACTCTTTCCAATTGGTGAGGCTGGCGGGAATCAACGTAATCTCAGTGATGCCGCACAGAGCTTTGGCGATAACACTGAGCGCGGTCAGATTTCAGTTCAGTTGGGGAAGCGTCGGTGTCCATATTGTGAGACAGTTGGGTTCGAACTGCAATGCGCTGAGTGTGGTCGTCATACCGAACCACAATTTGTGTGTCGTGAATGTGAGTCAGTGCTCTCTCCTGATGAATCTGGACGGGTGCACTGTGACCGATGCGAGCGCGATGTGACAAGCGCTGAATGGCAGGATATTGACCTCCATCAGAGATACCGTGATGCACTCGACCGTGTTGATGAGCGCGAATCATCATTTGAGATTTTAAAAGGCGTCAAAGGGCTTACTTCGTCAAATAAAACGCCTGAACCACTTGAAAAAGGGATCCTGCGAGCGAAACATGGTGTCTCATCATTCAAAGACGGTACGGTTCGGTATGACATGACTGACCTACCAGTTACCGCAGTTCGTCCTAAAGAACTTGATGTCACCGCTGCTCATTTCCGCGAACTTGGATATCAAACAGATATCAACGGCAATCCACTTCAATTTGATGACCAACTCGTCGAACTCAAAGTACAAGATATTGTGCTTCCGGATGGAGCAGCTGAACACATGATGAAGACGGCGGATTTTGTTGATGATCTCTTAGAGCAGTTTTATGAGCTTGATCAATTCTATCAGATCGATGAACGAGACGACCTAATTGGTGAACTCGTCTTTGGAATGGCACCACATACATCGGCTGCTGTCGTTGGGCGAATCGTTGGATTCACTTCCGCAGCTGTCGGATACGCACATCCATATTTCCACGCTGCGAAACGGCGAAACTGCTTCCATCCAGAGACAAAGATATGGTTTCGTGATACCGATAATGAGTGGCATCATGAGACGATTCAGACGTTTGTTGAGGATCGCCTCGATGATCCTGAGATAGATGCTGTCGGGACCCTCGTTCAGGAAGTTGATGATAACACTGATCGTGAGATCTCGGTTCCATCGATTGATGACAATGGGAATGAACGGTTACAGTCAGTGACAGCCGTATCAAAGCATCGTGCACCAAATCATCTGGTTCAAATCGAGACAATAAGTGGTCGGGAGATAACGATAACGCCTGATCATGAGATGCATATTTTCGAGCAAGGCAACCTTGTCTCGAAGCAGGCAAGTAAGATAACTTCTGGTGAGTATGCGGTTATACCGAAGCGATTGCAAACGATATCACCCTCATCTCACACACCACAGCATGATCTTCTTCGGGAGTTCCTCACTCGGGATGAGCTTACAGCTGATTGGCTGATAATCCATACATCAGATCCTGTCCGATTGTGTAACCGAGTCTTCCCTGAGGAAGTTACTAGCTGTAAAGATGCGGTTGAGATAATGCAAAATACCGCCTGTCATTTGGACGAAAATAAAGAAACGTTGATAGGATGGCTCGATGAGGGAACAATACCGGTCGTACTTCTACGCAGATTTGTCGAGACAGATGAAGCCCTTCTGATGAGTACTCCTGATGATGTGCAGATTGGGCTTCGTGGAGAGAAAGTGAGAATTGACCGGCATATCGGATTTACTGAGGAACTTACATCATTGCTTGGATATTATGCTGCGGCAGGCATAGTTCACGCGCAGACGAATCCAATATCATACGAAAGTGCTCAGCAGGAACAATCAAGAATAACATTCTATAATATCGATACACAAACACAAACAGACCTTCTGAACGCGCTCAACAGCGTGTTTGAGATTGAACCAATCCAGTATAACTCAGATGGGGAGATATTGGGTGTTCCTGGGGAACTTATCAGACGAGTGTTTGATACAGTATTTGATGTCGGCACTCAGCCAAGTCATAAACGTATCCCACAGGCACTGTTTGATGCATCTGAGTCTCATATCACATCATATCTACGTTGCTTTTTCAGCACTCATGATTCGTTGACGACAGACACAAGAGACATTTCTGCAACGACTGTCAGCCGCGAATTTAAAGAAGACATAATTGCAGCATTAAGACGTCTTGGGATTACTGCGGAGGTAACCACACAGCAGTCGAGGTCAGTGCCCGAGGTGCTTCCAGATTGGTATGCAATCGATGATACAACTCATCATGATGCTAATAATAGTCTAAACTTGACTCGTTCATATGTTATCTCTATTGCATCATCGGATGCAGTAACTCTTCAACGGGACAGACAAGCGCAGGAACAGACAAAGTATGACGCACAAGGTTTGATCGCGAATAATAATGCAATCCATCAGTCACGCCAGGTGACCGATGGAGGGAGGAAGGATTACATCACTGAGCCGATCACGGATATTGAGTATGTTGACGCAGACATTGATTATACATATTGTCTTACTGTTTCTGAGACGCATTCGCTCATCGTGAATGACCTCTCACAAAAGCAGTGTGACGGCGATGAGGACTGTGTTATGCTTTTGATGGATGGATTATTGAATTTCTCACGGGAGTATCTTCCAGATAAACGTGGTGGAAGTGTGGCAGCAGATTCTCGACTGGTTGCGGTGAGCCCTGATGATAAGATAGTGTTCACGACAATTGAGGACTTTTGGAAGAAACTCAATACTCCAATTGAGCGTAATGGAAAGTTCAGAAAACGAACGTGTGTGTCAGAAGGATGGCAGACGTACGCCTTTGATGAAAATCATGAGGCATCTCTTCGACCAATCGAAAAGGCAATTCGATACAAAGCTGATGAAAGCAAGCAGTTACGTCGAGTTACAACACAGTTTGGTCGGTCACTTGATATTACCGATGAACATAGTCTCTTCCGATATGACGATGGTATTGAAGAGGTGGCTGGTGATGACCTCACTGCAGGCGATATCATCGTTGCACCACGAACGCTCGACGTTGAGACCATTCAAACAACGCTTGATCTCAGTGAGTATATCCATGATTATGAGCGATGCCCTGGTGAACAGACTAGATCGGAAGAATTGAATCTGGCATCGAAGAGCGTGATCAGCAATCCCAGAAATAAGGAAAGTCCAGTAGTGACTCATAATGTATCATCTCAGCGTTCAAGATCCACAGATGAAATGACGACACTCAGTCCAACCGCTGTGGGAGGACTGGAGTCAAAACAAAATGAAACACTGAGAGTGGGAGAATCGGCAGAACCGGTCGAGCGGTATATCGATGTCGATGATTCATTTGGGTGGCTTCTTGGGCAGTTCATCGCTCAACGATCTATATCAACCGATGCACTGACAAGTGCGATTCATACTGCAGCGAAAAAACATGCTGAGCGAATTGTCGCGGCAAGTGACAGTGTATTCGACATAAATCCGACGGTCAATTCAACGGAACGTGGGTGCGAAGTTGTATTTCCACCGGTATTCGATACGATTGTATCTGGACTGACCGCAAAAGAACAAAGCGAACCTGAGCAGGATATTAATCATACGCACACAGATGAAATTGGCATTCCTGAGTGCATTCTGCACGCTCCAGATGATATTGTATTATCATTTCTTCAAGGGTTCATACTTGGGGAGAATGCGCAGAGAAAGGGGAATGCTGCTTCCGAAGTGAGTGAAATAGTAAGTGAGAGCGAGACGACAGTCACACTCAACACCACAAGTGTCGGTATAAAAGATGGACTTGTCTTTTTATGTCATCGATTAGGGATCATTGCACGCATTTCAGAGAAAAGCGGAGGGGAGTATTCAGCTCACTTCGAAGAATCCAGATACACCGTCTCGATTGCAACTGAAGGAAAGACGAATCCACTAGATCAGATCCTGGACGGTGAGCGCCCGACCATGCCGGAGGGTGTTAGTGTCCCGGTTCCGGATGCACTACTGACAATACATGAGTCGATAGCAAACAGTCCTCATATTGACCAGGTGATTCCAGATACTGTGGTCCAACAGGAGACAGTCTCACTGGAGACACTTCAGTCGCTCCTCACAGAACTATCGACAGTAGATCTTCCAGCACAACTTGAGGCAAAGCGAGACGAATTGACGTTACTCACTGGGGGCGACCTATCTTATCTTCGAGTTGAGAGTGTCGAATGTATTGATTATGATGGGTATCTATATGATCTGCAAGTTGGTGGAGAACCAGTATTCACCGCGAACTGGCTCTACGCACACAACTCTATGGACGCCCCATTGGTGATGTCCTCACGCATTGACCCCTCAGAGATTGATGATGAGGCACATAACATGGATATCGTTCGACAGTATCCACGAGAATTCTATGAGGCAACTCGACGGATGGAAGATCCTGATGAGTGGGAAGAGGAGGTCACGATTGCTGAGGAATACCTTGACACCGACAATGAGTACACGGGGTTCAATCACACCCATGATACGACCGATATTGCTGCTGGTCCGGACCTCTCGGCGTACAAAACGCTCGATTCGATGATGGATAAGATGGATGCACAACTTGAGCTTGCACGCAAACTCCGGGCAGTCGATGAAACGGATGTCGCAGAGCGTGTGATTGAATATCACTTTCTACCAGACTTAATTGGGAATTTACGGGCATTCTCGCGACAACAAACACGTTGTCTCGACTGTGGAGAGTCATATCGACGAATGCCACTGACCGGTGAGTGTCGAGAGTGTGGTGGTCGAGTGAATCTCACCGTACATGAAGGATCAGTGAATAAATACATGGACACAGCAATTCACATTGCTGAGGAGTTTGACTGCCGCGAATATACAAAACAGCGTCTTGAGGTGCTTGAAAGAAGTCTTGAGTCCATCTTTGAAGATGATACCAACAAACAATCAGGAATCGCTGATTTCATGTAA
- a CDS encoding HAD family hydrolase, giving the protein MTESEADAATRAQSEKDSETDTAAHSNSETPTTETTFAVLFDMDGVILKGRGADPIVHKQAFEDIVEEQEWGQSWEQSLSQSHRSAFEQYEYTEEFVTACEAIDVDPVAFYAAREERSAQRIVDRIADGHRGVYSDIDALNTLAGEMTLGLVSNNYHPAVQFVVDHFDIDRFDHVRGRDIGVDGFRRRKPDPHYLEEALDALGAESGVYIGDRGTDVVAAHRAGLESVFLRRPHNTVATLDTAPTASIDDLRDLPRVLEQIK; this is encoded by the coding sequence GTGACAGAGTCCGAAGCGGACGCGGCTACCCGCGCCCAATCCGAAAAGGACAGTGAGACAGATACAGCGGCGCACTCAAACAGTGAAACGCCAACAACGGAAACGACATTTGCTGTTTTGTTTGATATGGACGGTGTCATATTGAAAGGTCGCGGTGCTGACCCGATTGTCCACAAGCAAGCATTTGAAGATATTGTTGAAGAGCAAGAATGGGGACAGAGTTGGGAACAGTCACTTTCGCAGTCTCATCGGAGTGCGTTTGAGCAATATGAGTACACTGAGGAATTTGTTACTGCATGTGAAGCCATCGACGTTGATCCGGTCGCATTCTATGCTGCCCGCGAGGAGCGAAGCGCACAACGGATTGTTGATCGGATTGCTGATGGACATCGTGGTGTGTATTCAGATATTGACGCATTGAACACGCTCGCCGGTGAGATGACACTCGGACTCGTGAGTAATAACTACCATCCAGCAGTCCAATTTGTCGTGGACCATTTTGACATTGACCGCTTTGATCATGTGCGTGGACGTGATATCGGCGTTGATGGATTCCGCCGGCGAAAGCCGGATCCACACTATCTTGAGGAAGCACTTGATGCACTCGGTGCTGAGAGTGGGGTGTATATTGGCGACCGGGGGACAGATGTAGTTGCTGCCCATCGAGCAGGGCTTGAGAGCGTCTTTCTTCGCCGACCACACAATACCGTCGCAACCCTTGATACGGCGCCAACAGCCTCGATTGACGACCTCAGAGACCTTCCAAGAGTGCTTGAACAGATTAAATAA